The genomic segment CCGCAATATGCTTTTGGACGTCTGCATGCGCCTTCTCAATCGCCGCCTTGTCACGCTCAATACCGGCTTGCGGCGTGCTGATCACCAGGTTGCGCGCACCTACTGCGCGGGCATTGGTCGCATCGAGGGTTTGGTTGCTGAGCTGGGTGAGCTTGTTGAGCTGGAATACCTGTCGCTCGAAGTCTGACTTGGCATTGGAGAGGGCAATCAGGCCCTCTACTGCAATCAAGACCACGATGAGGGTCATGACCGCGTAACCGAAACTTAGCCGCGCTTTGACGCTCCACCGGTTCAAAAAACCCATGTTGACTCCTACGTTAGATTTGCTGAAGCTCCCGACCCAACGAAGTCACTGATTATTGTTATCTCAACAGCTCCAGCATAGTGGATTTGAAGTTTTCTGCAATCACTGATTGTTCATGGTGCACGCCACGGCTGACCTGCCGCTTACCCGCCACATAGACCTCATCGATTGCCGCGTGATTGCAGGCAAACACCAAGGCATCCAGCGTGTGTGTGTGCGGAATACCCAGCAAGCCCGGGGTTTTCATATTAAGCACGACCATGTCTGCTCTTGCACCTGGCTGCAGGCCCCATTGCTTGAAGCCTGCTGCTGCTGCGCCGCTGCTGATCGCCTGGTTCAACAAGCGTGCGGCTGTGGAGGGCTGATGCCCGGGGAGGGCGGCTACGTTGCGCTGTTGCAGGCGCAGGCGTTGGCCGTATTCGAGCCAGCGCAATTCCTCCGCCCATTGGCGGCTCACATGGCTGTCTGAGCCCACTGCCATGGGCACCCCGGCTGAGAGCCACGCGGGCAGATCGGCAAAGCCATCGCCGAGGTTGCCCTCGGTGCTGGGGCAAATCACAATGCCTGCGCCAGTGCGGGCTACCGCATCGATTTCGGCTTGCTCGGTGTGGGTGGCGTGTACCAGTTGCCAGCGGGCATCCATTTTTTGGTGCTCCGCCAGCCAGGCGATGGGGCGCAAACCGGTGGCCGACACACAGTCGCGCACCTCTTGCATTTGCTCCGCAACATGGATGTGGATGGGCACATCTGCATCACCGACCTGGGCCAACAGTGCCGCGATGGATTCGGCCGATGCCGCGCGCAGCGAGTGAATGGAAACCCCTGCATTCACCAGCGGGCGCCCCGCCGCCTGCACTTTGCGATGAAGGCGTGCGATGAACTCGGGGGTGCCGGCAAAGCGGCGCTGGTCAGGCCGTAGTGCGGGTTGTGCAAAGCCGGCGCGTTCGTACAGCACGGGCAATACGGTGAGGCCCATGCCCGCATCGTGGGCTGCATCGGCCACCGCCCACGCCATAGTGGCCTCGTCGGCATAGGGTTGGCCGTTTTCTTGGTGGTGCAGGTAATGAAACTCACACACCTGCGTGTAGCCGCCTTGCAGCAGCTCTACATAGAGCTGAGCCGCCACGGCGCGCAGCTGGGCCGGGGTGATGCGCAGGGCCACACCGTACATGCGGTCACGCCAGGACCAGAAGTCATCCGCCGCGGATTCGCGCCGCTCGGCGAGCCCGGCAAATGCGCGCTGGAAAGCGTGGCTGTGTGCATTGACCATACCCGGCAACACCGGGCCCCTGAGCACGGTGGCGTGGGCCGGTGGCGGAGTGATGCCGGCGGTGATGGCTGCCCAGTGGCCGCGTGCATCAACTTCCAGGCAAACTTCGTTTTCCCAGCGGCCATTCACCCAAGCCTGCGGCGCCCAAAATACGTGCTCGCTCATGCGGGCCTCCAGTCGGTCATGGTGCGCACCAGCGCTTTCAAAACGGGTAGTACCCGGGCGGCGCGATCAGGTACCAGGGTGTAGGGCGGCTCCTCAGCCATGTAGCAGCGCCAGCACATTTCCAGCTGGATGGCGTGCACCTGTTCTGCGGGGCGGCCGTAGTTGCGGGTGATGTAGCCGCCTTTGAAGCGGCCATCCACCACCTGCGTGAACTCTGATTGGCCTTGCAATACTTTTGATAGCAGCTCGCGCAAATCTGGTGAGGCGCTACTGCCATTCACGGTGCCAAGGTTCAGGTCCGGCAGGCGGCCTTCAAACAGCCAGGGCAGCACTGAGCAAATGCTGTGCGCATCAAACAGCACCGCATGGCCATGCAGCGTGCGTAGGCGCTGCAGCTCGCCGCTTAGCGCGTCGTGATAAGGGCTCCAATAGTCCGTCACGCGCTGGGCGACTTCGGATTCGGTGGGCTCTTGACCCGACAGGTACAGCGGCTCTCCATTAAAGAAGCGGGTGGGGCACAGCTCGGTGTTATTCACGCCGAGGTACATGGGCGCGTTTTCGGGCGGACGGTTCAGGTCCACCACATAGCGTGCATGGCGCGGGACGAGGGTGCCAGCACCCATGTCCCGCACAAAGGCGTAAAGGGCCTCGAGGTGCCAGTCGGTGTCTTCTACCGCATGAGCGCGGGGCACCAGGCGGCTGCGAATGGCGTCGGGAATCTCGGTACCCACATGTGGAAAACTCACCAGCAGCGGGCTGCTGCCGGGCGTGAGAGTAAAGGTGGGGTGGTGGATAGGTTGGGGGTTAGCTTGTGTCACAGGGTGCGCTCCAGTCCGCCCACGATGGTGCGGCGGCAAGGGTTGTGGCCGAACCAGTAGGCCAGTTCGCGGGGGTGGTCCAGGTTCCACACACAGAAGTCGGCCCGCTGGCCGGCGGCCAGGGTGCCCCGGTCGTGCAGGCCCAGAGCTCGCGCACCGTTCACCGTAGCGCCACGCAGAGCTTCTTCGGGCGTCAGGCGGAACAAGGTGCAGGCCATATTGAGCATGAGCAGCATCGACAAGCCGGGCGAGGTGCCGGGGTTGTGGTCGGTGGCAATCGCCATGGGCACGCCGTGGGCGCGCAGGGCGTCCATCGGCGGGAGCTTGGTTTCACGCAAAAAGTAATAGGCGCCGGGCAGAAGCACACCCACCGTGCCGGCCGCTTGCATGGCGCGTATGCCGTCAACGCTGAGGTGCTCCAGGTGGTCGCAGGACAGGGCACCGAACTCGGCCGCCAGTGCCGCGCCGCCCTGGTCACTGAGCTGCTCGGCATGCAGTTTGACGGGCAGGCCCAAGGCGCGAGCCGCCTCAAACACGCGGCGCGTTTGGGCGGGGGTGAAGCCTATGGTTTCGCAAAACGCGTCCACCGCATCGACCAGCCCTCGGGAATACAGCTCGGGCATCCAGGCGCAAACGGCATCCACATAGTCGTCGCTGCGGCCGGCAAATTCGGAGGGCACAGCGTGGGCGCCCAGGTAGGTGGTGCGCACGCTCAAGGGCAGGCGCTCGCCCAAGGTGCGCGCAACGCGCAGGCAGCGGGCTTCGTCCTCCAGACTCAGGCCGTAGCCGGACTTGATCTCAATCGTGGTGACCCCCTCGGCCATCAGGCTGCGCGCGCGGCGGGTGGCGTTTGCCAGCAAGGTGGCCTCGCTGGCGGCACGGGTGGCGGCCACGCTGGAGCGTATGCCGCCGCCGGCCTGCGCAATCTGCTCGTAGCTGGCGCCTTGCAAGCGCATCTCGAACTCGGCTGCGCGGTCGCCGCCGTAAACCAAGTGGGTGTGGCAGTCCACCAGGCCAGGAGTGACCAAGGCACCATCCAAATCTACCTCTTGCGTGATGCTTTGCTTGTGTTCGGCAGGCAAGTCAGATTGCGGGCCGCACCAGACGATGTGTTCCCCACGGGTCAGCAGTGCGCCGTCTTCCTGCCACCCCCAGGGTGCGCGGCCATGCAGGCTGGCGATGCGGGCGTGGTGCCAAAGTGTGGTGCCGGTGTGGGTAAGGCTCATGGTGTGGCTCCATCCGATATGTGTGGGGTAAAGCCCAGCCAGTAGGCCGGTGCGCCGTGCGTGGACTTTGTGCTGGCGTCTGGCGTAAACGTCCACGGGGCGGTGTCGGGCGACTCGTCCCACAGCAGGGTGTGGGCGCTAATTTGCACTTGGCGTGCGCCGTTGCTCCATGTGCCGGCGCCGGTGCTGTACAGGCCGCGCATAGCTAGCAGGCTATGCCAAGGTTGCCCCTCAATGACTCCCTGCATGTAGCCTCGGCCTTGCCGCGTCATCAGGTTCAGGTCTTGGGTGGGGCCGTCCAGCAGGCGGCAGTCGGGTGCAGCGGCACCGTCAAATTCCAGCGGCGCATCGCCGGCACGCAAAGTCTGCGGCACGGGTAGCGCCAACGCAACTCCTGGGCCCTCCAAAACGGCGAACCAGCGTTGCACACCGGGGAAGGGAGAGAAAGGGCCATCAGCTGCAATGTCGGCACGGCTGATACGCAGTTGCCAGTCGGCCTCGGGCGGCCACACCAGCAGCTCGCGGGTCTGGCCGCCACCGTTGCGCCAGGGTTGGGGTGCGCATTCCTGTGCGTGGATGAGGCGCAGCGTCATGGCTTGAACTGGCCTTGAATCTGGTAGCGGGTGCCTGGGTGCACCAGGCGCGCCAAGGTGATGGGTACATCGCGGTTCATGGTGCGACGAACGATGATGAGGCAGGGGTCCTGCGGGGTGATGCCCAGCAACTCCGCTTCTTGCGGGCTGGGTGGGCCGGCCTCAATGGAGTACTGCGCCTCCCACAAGGGGGCGACTTCCAGCAAGTAGTGGGTGGGCGTGGTCTGGCTGAAGTCCACACCCAAATAGTCGGGCGCGCAGGCGGGGTTCACATAGCGGTCTTCGCACTGCAGCGGCACGCCGTTCTCAGAGTGCACGATCAGGGTGTGGAACACCGGCCCCCCCAGCGGCAGGCCCAGTTGCTGGGCCAAGCCCTCCACCGCCAGCTCCTCGCGTGACAGCACGACCCGTGCCTGGTGCTGGTGGCCACGGGCGGCAATTTCTTCATGCAAGTCTTTGATGGTGAGGGTGGACGACACCCGCGCCAGGTGCGCCGCAAAGGTGCCCACGCCTTGTACCCGGGTCACAAAGCCTTCGGCTTGCAACTCGCGGATGGCGCGGCCCACCGTCATGCGGCTGACCTTGAACTGCTGCACCAGCTCGGACTCGGAGGGCATCTGGCTGCCCGGCGTCCAGCGGCCTTGAGACAGGCCTTCCATCAAATAGTTTTTGACGTGGGTGTAGGGCGCTGAGGCGCCTGAAGGAGTGGAGTTGGTAGAAACCATCAGCAAATTGTAGTTGCATAGGCATGTCTAGACAAGTAGACTCCGCGACATTGAATTTTTGTTGAAAGCGAGTTCGACCATGTCTGCACCCTCCCAAGCCCGGCCTGTGCGCGCGCCCCACGGCACCACCCTGCATTGCAAGAACTGGCTCACCGAAGCCGCCTACCGCATGCTGCAAAACAACCTGGATCCTGAGGTGGCAGAAGACCCGGATGCGCTGGTGGTCTACGGCGGTATCGGAAAAGCGGCACGTAACTGGGAATGCTTTGATGCCATCCTGGAGAGCCTGCGCAACTTGAATGAAGACGAAACCCTGCTGGTGCAAAGCGGCAAGCCGGTGGGCGTGTTCCGCAGTCATGCGGATGCGCCGCGTGTGTTGATTGCCAACTCCAACCTGGTGCCCAAGTGGGCGACCTGGGAGCACTTTCACGAACTGGATAAAAAGGGCCTGATGATGTACGGCCAGATGACAGCCGGCAGCTGGATTTACATCGGCAGTCAGGGCATCGTGCAAGGCACTTATGAGACGTTTGTGGAAGCCGGCAAGCAGCACTTTGGTGGCAATCTGCAGGGCAAATGGATTTTGACGGCCGGTCTGGGCGGCATGGGCGGTGCGCAGCCGCTGGCGGCCAGCTTTGCCGGGGCCTCGTCCCTCAACATCGAGTGCCAGCAAAGCCGCATCGACTTCCGCCTCAAGACCCGCTATGTGGACGAGCAAGCCACCGATCTGGACGACGCGCTGCAACGCATGGCCCGCTATGCGGCTGAAGGCAAGGCCGTGTCGGTAGCCCTGCTGGGCAATGCCGCCGAGCTGCTGCCCGAGATGGTGCGCCGCGCACGCGCCGGCGGCACGCGCCCCGATATGGTCACCGATCAGACCTCCGCACACGACCTGGTGCACGGCTACCTGCCACCCGGTTGGTCTGTAGAGCAGTGGCGCGCCGCGCAGGCGGACGACACCCAACACGCCGCATTGCGTCAAGCGGCTGCACAGGGCTGCGCGGTGCACGTGCAGGCCATGCTGGACTTCCAGGCCATGGGCATTCCCACCGTGGACTACGGCAACAACATCCGCCAGGTGGCGCTGGACCAGGGCGTTAAGAACGCCTTTGACTTCCCCGGCTTTGTGCCTGCCTATGTGCGCCCCTTGTTCTGCCGCGGCAAGGGCCCGTTCCGCTGGGTGGCCTTGAGTGGCGACCCGGAAGACATCCGCAAAACGGACGCGAAGATGAAAGAGTTGTTCCCCGAAGACGCGCACCTGCACCGTTGGCTGGACATGGCGGGCGAGCGCATTGCCTTCCAGGGCCTGCCTGCACGCATCTGCTGGATCGGCTTGGGCGAGCGCCACCGCGCCGGCTTGGCCTTTAACGAGATGGTGAAAAACGGTGAACTCAAAGCCCCCATCGTCATCGGCCGCGACCACCTGGATAGCGGCTCGGTCGCATCACCCAACCGCGAGACCGAAAGCATGCAAGACGGCTCGGACGCAGTGAGCGACTGGCCTTTGTTGAATGCTTTGCTCAACACCGCCGGCGGCGCCACCTGGGTCAGCTTGCACCATGGCGGTGGCGTGGGCATGGGCTACAGCCAACATAGCGGCGTGGTCATTGTGGCCGACGGCACAGACGCAGCTGCCAAACGCCTGGAGCGCGTGCTTTGGAACGACCCCGGCACCGGCGTGATGCGCCATGCAGATGCCGGGTATGAGATTGCAAAGCAATGCGCACGCGAGCAAGGTATGAACCTGCCCATGTTGAAAGGTTAAGAAACACCCCTGAGCGCCTTTGGCGCTTCTCCTCAAGGGGACGACACCAGCAGCCCGGCAAAGCCGGTTCTGCGGTGTCCCTGAACAAAGACACTTACTCTGGACATACCAATGACCTCTCTCGTTCTTAACCCCGGCAAGATCACGCTGGACGAACTCGGCCTGATCCACGCCGGCGTGTGCCAGCTGAGCCTCCCCGAATCCGCCCGCGTCAACATCCGCGCCGCCCATGCACTGGTCAAGGCCGCCGCTGATGGCGACGCGCCGGTCTATGGCGTGAACACCGGCTTTGGCAAGTTGGCGAACAAGCGCATCGACAAAGACCAGTTGGACACCCTGCAGCGCAACCTGATCCGCAGCCACAGCGTGGGCGTGGGCGAGCCGCTGGCGGCCCCCATCATGCGGCTGATGATGGCCACCAAGGCCGCCAGTCTGGCGCGCGGCTACTCTGGCTGCCGCGAGGTGGTGGTGGACACCATCCTGGCGGTGCACAACGCAGGCCTGGTGCCTTGCGTGCCCTCGCAAGGCTCGGTGGGCGCTTCGGGCGATTTGGCGCCGCTATCGCACATGACGCTCGCATTGATGGGCGAGGGCGACATGCTGGTGGACGGCAAGCGTGTGCCCGCACTGCAGGCCCTGCAAGCCGCTGGCATTGCGCCGTTGACGCTGGAAGCCAAAGAAGGTCTGGCCCTGATCAACGGCTCACAAACGTCCACCGCGCTGGCCTTGCACGGCTTGCTGGCTTTTGAGCCGGTGTTGGAGGCTGCACTGGTCATTGGCGCACTCACGCTGGACGCTGCCCGTGGCAGCGATGGCCCATTTGACCCGCGCATCCATGCGGTGCGCGGTCAGCCCGGCCAGATCGATGTGGCCCAGTACTACCGTGAACTCCTCAAGGGCAGCGCCATCCGCGCCAGCCACGCCGAGGGCGATGACCGCGTGCAAGACCCGTATTGCCTGCGCTGCCAGCCACAGGTGGTGGGCGCCTGCGTGGACCAATTGCGCCACGCGGCCCGCGTGCTGCTGATTGAAGCGAACGCCGTCACCGACAACCCCCTCGTCTTCCCCGAAGACGGGGCGATGATTTCAGGTGGCAACTTCCATGCCGAACCCGTAGCTCTGGCGGCCGATGGCATGGCTCTGGCCATTGCCGAAGTGGGCGCGATTGCCGAGCGCCGCATTGCCATGTTGATCGACAGCAGCGTGTCGCGCCTGCCGCCTTTCCTGACGGCCGATGCAGGCCTGAACAGTGGCTTCATGATTGCGCACGTGACGGCCGCGGCACTGGCGTCTGAAAACAAATCGCTGGCTCATCCCGCCAGTGTGGACAGCCTGCCCACCAGCGCTAACCAGGAAGACCATGTGTCCATGGCCACGTTTGCGGCACGCCGTTTGCAAAACATGATCCACAACACAGCGCACATCCTCGGCATTGAGTTGCTGGCGGCCGCACAAGGCATCGAATTTTTGCGCCCGCTGACCAGCTCGCCCATTCTGGAAGAGGTGCACGCACTGCTGCGCAAAGACATCGCTGCCCACCATGTGGACCGGTATCTAGCGCCCGATATGGAGCATGCGATGCAACTGGTGCGTGGTGGCCACGTAGCGCGCTTGTTGGCGCCGCTCACCGGACTGCCAAAGTTGTGGACTACGGCTTAAGTCGTTGCCCTTTGCCGAGCCAGTGATCCCGCTAGGGATATCAGCTCAATCCCAGGGCTTTGCTGGCAAGGCGGAGAAATACCTCGCGTTCATCGGGCGCAAGTGGCGCGAGGATATCGGCTTGAAGGGCATCCACCACAGGGCGGCAGGCGGTAAGAAGCTGTTCTCCCTGTGGCGTTAGGCGTAGCCGCCGCGCGCGGCGGTCTTGGGTGCACACCACGCGCTGCACAAGCTCTTTGCGCTCCAAGCGCTCAATCACACCCCCAATCGTGGCGCGGTCGAAACTGATGGCAGTGGCCAAACTGGCCTGGTCAATGTCTGGCTGTTCAGCGATGGCATTGAGCGCTGCAAATTGCACCGAGGTCAGGTCAAAGCCTGCTGCCTGAGTCTGCGCTTGGAAGACCTGAACAGACTGCTGATGCAACCGCCGGATCAAATGGCCGGCGACTTTGCTCACATCCATGTATTTCTCCGTTTTCTTTCGTTGTGTTGAGCTTAAGCGCTCTTGCCACGTCCGTTGACAAAAATAATATGTATAAATATCATATGCATGCATATCATTTTTATGGATGGCATTTGCTTACGAGGAGACAACATGCAGTACCACACCCACGGATTCAATCCCGGCGACCCTAACGTCTTTGCAGCAGCGCC from the Rhodoferax potami genome contains:
- a CDS encoding formimidoylglutamate deiminase — protein: MSEHVFWAPQAWVNGRWENEVCLEVDARGHWAAITAGITPPPAHATVLRGPVLPGMVNAHSHAFQRAFAGLAERRESAADDFWSWRDRMYGVALRITPAQLRAVAAQLYVELLQGGYTQVCEFHYLHHQENGQPYADEATMAWAVADAAHDAGMGLTVLPVLYERAGFAQPALRPDQRRFAGTPEFIARLHRKVQAAGRPLVNAGVSIHSLRAASAESIAALLAQVGDADVPIHIHVAEQMQEVRDCVSATGLRPIAWLAEHQKMDARWQLVHATHTEQAEIDAVARTGAGIVICPSTEGNLGDGFADLPAWLSAGVPMAVGSDSHVSRQWAEELRWLEYGQRLRLQQRNVAALPGHQPSTAARLLNQAISSGAAAAGFKQWGLQPGARADMVVLNMKTPGLLGIPHTHTLDALVFACNHAAIDEVYVAGKRQVSRGVHHEQSVIAENFKSTMLELLR
- the hutI gene encoding imidazolonepropionase translates to MSLTHTGTTLWHHARIASLHGRAPWGWQEDGALLTRGEHIVWCGPQSDLPAEHKQSITQEVDLDGALVTPGLVDCHTHLVYGGDRAAEFEMRLQGASYEQIAQAGGGIRSSVAATRAASEATLLANATRRARSLMAEGVTTIEIKSGYGLSLEDEARCLRVARTLGERLPLSVRTTYLGAHAVPSEFAGRSDDYVDAVCAWMPELYSRGLVDAVDAFCETIGFTPAQTRRVFEAARALGLPVKLHAEQLSDQGGAALAAEFGALSCDHLEHLSVDGIRAMQAAGTVGVLLPGAYYFLRETKLPPMDALRAHGVPMAIATDHNPGTSPGLSMLLMLNMACTLFRLTPEEALRGATVNGARALGLHDRGTLAAGQRADFCVWNLDHPRELAYWFGHNPCRRTIVGGLERTL
- the hutG gene encoding N-formylglutamate deformylase; amino-acid sequence: MTQANPQPIHHPTFTLTPGSSPLLVSFPHVGTEIPDAIRSRLVPRAHAVEDTDWHLEALYAFVRDMGAGTLVPRHARYVVDLNRPPENAPMYLGVNNTELCPTRFFNGEPLYLSGQEPTESEVAQRVTDYWSPYHDALSGELQRLRTLHGHAVLFDAHSICSVLPWLFEGRLPDLNLGTVNGSSASPDLRELLSKVLQGQSEFTQVVDGRFKGGYITRNYGRPAEQVHAIQLEMCWRCYMAEEPPYTLVPDRAARVLPVLKALVRTMTDWRPA
- the hutC gene encoding histidine utilization repressor is translated as MVSTNSTPSGASAPYTHVKNYLMEGLSQGRWTPGSQMPSESELVQQFKVSRMTVGRAIRELQAEGFVTRVQGVGTFAAHLARVSSTLTIKDLHEEIAARGHQHQARVVLSREELAVEGLAQQLGLPLGGPVFHTLIVHSENGVPLQCEDRYVNPACAPDYLGVDFSQTTPTHYLLEVAPLWEAQYSIEAGPPSPQEAELLGITPQDPCLIIVRRTMNRDVPITLARLVHPGTRYQIQGQFKP
- the hutH gene encoding histidine ammonia-lyase, which encodes MTSLVLNPGKITLDELGLIHAGVCQLSLPESARVNIRAAHALVKAAADGDAPVYGVNTGFGKLANKRIDKDQLDTLQRNLIRSHSVGVGEPLAAPIMRLMMATKAASLARGYSGCREVVVDTILAVHNAGLVPCVPSQGSVGASGDLAPLSHMTLALMGEGDMLVDGKRVPALQALQAAGIAPLTLEAKEGLALINGSQTSTALALHGLLAFEPVLEAALVIGALTLDAARGSDGPFDPRIHAVRGQPGQIDVAQYYRELLKGSAIRASHAEGDDRVQDPYCLRCQPQVVGACVDQLRHAARVLLIEANAVTDNPLVFPEDGAMISGGNFHAEPVALAADGMALAIAEVGAIAERRIAMLIDSSVSRLPPFLTADAGLNSGFMIAHVTAAALASENKSLAHPASVDSLPTSANQEDHVSMATFAARRLQNMIHNTAHILGIELLAAAQGIEFLRPLTSSPILEEVHALLRKDIAAHHVDRYLAPDMEHAMQLVRGGHVARLLAPLTGLPKLWTTA
- the hutU gene encoding urocanate hydratase, with product MSAPSQARPVRAPHGTTLHCKNWLTEAAYRMLQNNLDPEVAEDPDALVVYGGIGKAARNWECFDAILESLRNLNEDETLLVQSGKPVGVFRSHADAPRVLIANSNLVPKWATWEHFHELDKKGLMMYGQMTAGSWIYIGSQGIVQGTYETFVEAGKQHFGGNLQGKWILTAGLGGMGGAQPLAASFAGASSLNIECQQSRIDFRLKTRYVDEQATDLDDALQRMARYAAEGKAVSVALLGNAAELLPEMVRRARAGGTRPDMVTDQTSAHDLVHGYLPPGWSVEQWRAAQADDTQHAALRQAAAQGCAVHVQAMLDFQAMGIPTVDYGNNIRQVALDQGVKNAFDFPGFVPAYVRPLFCRGKGPFRWVALSGDPEDIRKTDAKMKELFPEDAHLHRWLDMAGERIAFQGLPARICWIGLGERHRAGLAFNEMVKNGELKAPIVIGRDHLDSGSVASPNRETESMQDGSDAVSDWPLLNALLNTAGGATWVSLHHGGGVGMGYSQHSGVVIVADGTDAAAKRLERVLWNDPGTGVMRHADAGYEIAKQCAREQGMNLPMLKG
- a CDS encoding HutD/Ves family protein, with translation MTLRLIHAQECAPQPWRNGGGQTRELLVWPPEADWQLRISRADIAADGPFSPFPGVQRWFAVLEGPGVALALPVPQTLRAGDAPLEFDGAAAPDCRLLDGPTQDLNLMTRQGRGYMQGVIEGQPWHSLLAMRGLYSTGAGTWSNGARQVQISAHTLLWDESPDTAPWTFTPDASTKSTHGAPAYWLGFTPHISDGATP
- a CDS encoding MarR family winged helix-turn-helix transcriptional regulator, with the protein product MDVSKVAGHLIRRLHQQSVQVFQAQTQAAGFDLTSVQFAALNAIAEQPDIDQASLATAISFDRATIGGVIERLERKELVQRVVCTQDRRARRLRLTPQGEQLLTACRPVVDALQADILAPLAPDEREVFLRLASKALGLS